In Geoalkalibacter sp., a genomic segment contains:
- a CDS encoding nitrite/sulfite reductase, with amino-acid sequence MALDSSQPPAVDFHQLRLDGIYRMNEQDELMLRIKVPAGVLSVEQALKVAELAERFAGARVHLTTRGSIELHRVRLGDLAAIGRGLAAVGLTTRGACGGAVRGIACSTSFSPNFALTQALVRRLHRHFAGNPHFEHLPKKFKIGVEDGYLGSRHLIQDLALVLVDAAQDEPRYDVWVAGGLGREPQAAVLFAQGVAQSRLLPLAEAVVRLHARHTPPGKRLKHVLRRIGAECFFRLLDAELLDGPGQLAPAGLDAVPAPPSAVAPLTATIFAGDLDAALLRRLAHLAGVHAGGYLAVTADQNLAFALESEADRAILREQLAEAGLRGDTPEERTTLRVCVGNHACRMGLSPTRDVARRMLQVMPESARSLSWAISGCPNSCSQPQLADFGVVSSRLAKDEQGERHPSFDVYRRKDAKLGEKVREGLSLAELLDAVSHAK; translated from the coding sequence ATGGCCCTTGATTCATCCCAACCACCCGCCGTCGATTTTCACCAACTGCGCCTCGACGGCATCTACCGCATGAACGAGCAGGACGAGCTGATGCTGCGCATCAAGGTGCCCGCCGGGGTGCTCTCCGTCGAGCAGGCCCTCAAGGTGGCCGAACTGGCGGAGCGCTTCGCCGGCGCGCGTGTGCATCTGACCACCCGCGGCAGCATCGAGCTGCATCGCGTGCGCCTCGGCGATCTCGCCGCCATCGGCCGCGGCCTGGCGGCCGTCGGCCTGACCACGCGCGGCGCTTGCGGCGGCGCGGTGCGCGGCATTGCCTGCAGCACGAGCTTTTCGCCCAACTTCGCCCTGACCCAGGCACTGGTGCGGCGTCTGCACCGGCACTTCGCCGGCAATCCCCATTTCGAGCACCTGCCGAAAAAATTCAAGATCGGCGTGGAAGACGGCTACCTCGGCTCGCGCCACCTGATTCAGGATCTTGCCCTGGTGCTGGTCGACGCGGCACAGGACGAACCCCGTTACGACGTCTGGGTGGCCGGGGGCCTGGGCCGCGAGCCCCAGGCCGCGGTGCTCTTCGCGCAAGGCGTCGCGCAAAGCCGTTTGCTGCCCCTGGCCGAGGCGGTGGTGCGACTGCACGCGCGCCACACCCCGCCGGGCAAACGCCTCAAGCATGTGCTGCGCCGGATCGGCGCGGAGTGCTTTTTCCGCCTGCTCGACGCCGAACTGCTTGATGGCCCCGGGCAGCTTGCCCCCGCCGGACTCGATGCCGTGCCGGCGCCGCCCTCGGCCGTGGCGCCCCTCACCGCGACGATCTTCGCCGGGGATCTGGATGCCGCCCTGCTGCGCCGCCTGGCGCACCTCGCCGGCGTCCACGCCGGAGGCTATCTGGCCGTCACCGCCGATCAGAATCTGGCCTTTGCGCTCGAGAGTGAGGCCGATCGCGCGATCTTGCGGGAGCAGCTGGCCGAGGCCGGTCTGCGCGGCGACACGCCGGAGGAAAGGACCACGCTGCGGGTGTGCGTCGGCAACCATGCCTGCCGCATGGGTCTTTCGCCCACCCGCGATGTGGCGCGCCGCATGCTCCAGGTCATGCCCGAGAGCGCCCGCTCCCTGAGCTGGGCGATTTCCGGCTGTCCCAACAGTTGCAGCCAGCCGCAACTGGCCGATTTCGGCGTGGTCTCCAGCCGCCTGGCCAAGGACGAACAGGGCGAGCGTCATCCAAGCTTTGATGTCTATCGACGAAAAGACGCTAAACTGGGTGAGAAGGTTCGCGAAGGTCTGAGTCTGGCGGAACTGCTCGACGCCGTTTCGCACGCGAAATAA
- the cysN gene encoding sulfate adenylyltransferase subunit CysN, which yields MAHQSELIAADIHAYLKQQEEKGMLRFITCGSVDDGKSTLIGRLLWDSKMVFEDQLASLEADSRKVGTQGQNIDYALLLDGLQAEREQGITIDVAYRFFSTDKRKFIVADTPGHEQYTRNMVTGASTAQVAIILIDARKGVLTQTRRHSYLASLVGIRHVVLAINKMDLVAYSEERFDEILRDYRNFSASLGFEEIRPIPISALNGDNVIARSQATPWYQGPPLLEYLENVQVPDNAQGKPFRMRVQWVNRPNLDFRGFCGTIAAGAVQPGDPVVVASSGQISRVARIVTFDGDLPRAVAGQAVTLTLEDEIDISRGDTLAAPTEPPHHADHFEAKLVWLHEEPMVPGRSYLLKAGSSTSPAQVVDLRFKVNVNTLQQETGSKLALNEIGVCGLSTAKPIAFDSYRENRATGSFILIDRLTNATVGAGMIHQPLLHSRGHWQSIDVTRESRAALKGQKARVLWFSGRLATSLAMLTEKKLHSLGRHGMCLTGQNDAATIERARLLLDAGLIVLVDGGGAAAAQARALFSGDELTEIHVTGGDGAAPDQAELVLSEEQGAPAELAEQIVRKLEL from the coding sequence ATGGCTCATCAATCCGAACTCATCGCCGCCGACATCCACGCCTACCTCAAGCAGCAGGAAGAAAAAGGCATGCTGCGCTTCATCACCTGCGGCAGCGTCGACGACGGCAAGAGCACCCTCATCGGCCGACTGCTCTGGGACTCGAAGATGGTGTTCGAGGACCAGCTCGCCTCCCTGGAAGCCGACAGCCGCAAGGTCGGCACCCAGGGGCAGAACATCGACTACGCGCTGCTCCTCGACGGCCTGCAGGCCGAGCGCGAGCAGGGCATCACCATCGATGTGGCCTATCGCTTCTTCTCCACGGACAAGCGCAAGTTCATCGTCGCCGACACGCCGGGCCACGAGCAGTACACGCGCAACATGGTCACCGGCGCCTCCACCGCCCAGGTGGCGATCATTCTCATCGACGCGCGCAAAGGGGTGCTGACACAGACTCGCCGGCACAGCTACCTGGCGTCCCTGGTGGGCATCCGCCACGTGGTGCTGGCCATCAACAAGATGGATCTGGTGGCGTACAGCGAGGAGCGCTTCGACGAAATTCTACGTGATTACCGCAACTTCTCCGCATCGCTGGGTTTTGAGGAGATCCGCCCGATTCCCATCTCGGCCCTCAACGGCGACAACGTCATCGCGCGCAGCCAGGCCACGCCCTGGTACCAGGGACCGCCGCTGCTCGAATACCTGGAAAACGTCCAGGTGCCCGACAACGCCCAGGGCAAGCCCTTTCGCATGCGCGTGCAGTGGGTCAACCGTCCCAACCTCGATTTTCGCGGCTTCTGCGGTACAATTGCCGCGGGCGCCGTCCAGCCCGGCGACCCCGTGGTGGTCGCCTCGTCGGGCCAGATCAGCCGCGTGGCGCGCATCGTCACCTTCGACGGCGATCTGCCGCGCGCCGTGGCCGGTCAAGCGGTGACCCTGACCCTGGAGGATGAGATCGACATCAGCCGCGGCGACACCCTGGCCGCCCCGACCGAGCCGCCCCATCACGCCGATCACTTCGAGGCCAAGCTGGTGTGGCTGCATGAGGAACCAATGGTGCCTGGGCGCAGCTACCTGCTCAAGGCGGGCTCCTCGACCTCTCCCGCCCAGGTCGTCGACCTCAGGTTCAAGGTCAACGTCAACACTCTGCAGCAGGAAACCGGCAGCAAGCTCGCCTTGAATGAAATCGGGGTGTGCGGCCTGAGCACCGCCAAGCCGATCGCTTTTGATTCGTACCGGGAAAATCGCGCCACCGGCAGCTTCATTCTCATTGATCGGCTGACCAACGCCACCGTCGGCGCGGGCATGATCCATCAGCCCCTGCTCCACTCGCGCGGTCACTGGCAGAGCATTGACGTCACCCGGGAGAGCCGCGCCGCCCTCAAGGGACAGAAGGCCCGGGTGCTCTGGTTCAGCGGCCGCCTCGCAACCAGTCTGGCCATGCTCACGGAAAAGAAGCTGCACAGCCTGGGACGCCACGGCATGTGCCTCACCGGGCAGAACGACGCCGCGACCATCGAGCGCGCCCGCCTGCTTCTCGACGCCGGGCTGATCGTGCTGGTGGATGGCGGCGGCGCCGCTGCCGCTCAAGCGCGTGCGCTGTTTTCCGGGGACGAGTTGACGGAAATCCACGTGACCGGCGGGGATGGCGCGGCACCTGATCAGGCCGAACTGGTTCTGAGCGAGGAACAGGGCGCGCCCGCGGAACTGGCCGAGCAGATCGTGCGCAAATTGGAATTGTAG
- the cysD gene encoding sulfate adenylyltransferase subunit CysD, producing MLTHLQQLEAESIHIMREVAAEFENPVMLYSIGKDSAVMLHLARKAFYPARPPFPLLHVDTTWKFREMIAFRDRMAHEGGFDLLVHINEDGVRRGIGPFTHGSAVHTDVMKTEALKQALDKYKFDAAFGGARRDEEKSRAKERIFSFRSESHRWDPKNQRPELWNIYNARVRKGESIRAFPLSNWTELDVWQYIYLENIPIVPLYFAKERPVVERDGMLLLVDDERLELRPGERVQMKSVRFRTLGCYPLTAAVESTAATLPEIIQEMLLTRTSERQGRVIDHDSAGSMEKKKQEGYF from the coding sequence ATGCTGACTCACCTGCAACAGCTCGAAGCCGAGAGCATCCATATCATGCGCGAAGTCGCCGCGGAGTTCGAGAACCCGGTGATGCTCTACTCCATCGGCAAGGATTCGGCGGTCATGCTGCATCTGGCGCGCAAGGCCTTCTATCCGGCGCGCCCGCCCTTTCCCCTGCTGCATGTCGACACCACCTGGAAATTCCGCGAAATGATCGCCTTTCGCGACCGCATGGCGCATGAGGGTGGCTTTGATCTGCTGGTGCACATCAACGAGGACGGGGTGCGCCGGGGCATCGGTCCCTTCACCCACGGCTCGGCGGTGCACACCGATGTGATGAAGACCGAAGCCCTCAAGCAGGCCCTCGACAAGTACAAATTCGACGCGGCCTTCGGCGGCGCGCGCCGCGACGAGGAGAAATCCCGCGCCAAGGAGCGCATCTTCTCCTTCCGCAGCGAAAGCCACCGCTGGGATCCCAAGAACCAGCGCCCCGAACTGTGGAACATCTACAACGCCCGCGTGCGCAAGGGCGAGAGCATCCGCGCCTTTCCCCTGTCCAACTGGACGGAGCTCGACGTCTGGCAATACATCTATCTGGAAAACATCCCCATCGTGCCCCTGTATTTCGCCAAGGAGCGCCCGGTGGTGGAGCGTGACGGCATGCTCCTGCTGGTCGACGACGAGCGCCTGGAACTCAGGCCCGGCGAAAGGGTCCAGATGAAATCGGTGCGCTTTCGCACCTTGGGCTGCTACCCCCTGACCGCCGCGGTGGAGTCCACCGCCGCCACCTTGCCCGAGATCATCCAGGAGATGCTGCTCACCCGCACCTCCGAGCGCCAGGGACGGGTCATCGACCACGACTCGGCCGGCTCCATGGAAAAGAAGAAGCAGGAAGGATATTTCTGA
- a CDS encoding phosphoadenylyl-sulfate reductase — translation MEIRAHLTAEHSPQEILRAGLRAAGGPVSLACSFSVEDVVIIDLLQEVATEVRIFALDTGRLNEETYEVAEAVRERYGVRIDWYFPERDAVEQLERAKGLFSFRESLENRKECCGIRKIEPLGRALKGLGGWITGLRREQSVTRGAVEPLEIDAAHGGILKINPLAFWSSTQVWEYAETRRIPVNRLHRQGYPSIGCAPCTRAVQPGEDERAGRWWWENPEHKECGLHRR, via the coding sequence GTGGAAATCCGCGCTCATCTCACCGCCGAACACAGTCCGCAAGAAATCCTGCGCGCCGGTCTGCGGGCCGCGGGCGGCCCCGTCTCCCTGGCCTGCTCCTTCAGCGTCGAGGATGTGGTGATCATCGATCTGCTGCAAGAGGTGGCGACCGAGGTGCGCATCTTCGCCCTGGACACCGGTCGCCTCAACGAAGAGACCTACGAGGTGGCCGAGGCGGTGCGCGAACGTTACGGGGTGAGGATCGACTGGTACTTTCCCGAGCGTGACGCCGTGGAACAACTGGAGCGCGCCAAGGGCCTGTTCTCCTTTCGCGAGAGCCTCGAAAACCGCAAGGAATGCTGCGGCATCCGCAAGATCGAACCCCTGGGCCGCGCCCTCAAAGGGCTCGGCGGCTGGATCACCGGCCTGCGCCGCGAGCAGAGCGTGACGCGCGGCGCCGTCGAACCCCTGGAAATCGACGCGGCCCACGGCGGCATCCTCAAGATCAATCCCCTGGCCTTCTGGAGCAGCACCCAAGTATGGGAGTACGCTGAAACCCGGCGCATTCCCGTCAACCGCCTGCACCGCCAGGGGTACCCCTCCATCGGCTGCGCGCCCTGCACGCGCGCCGTGCAGCCCGGCGAGGACGAGCGCGCCGGGCGCTGGTGGTGGGAAAATCCCGAGCACAAGGAATGCGGCCTGCACCGCCGGTGA
- a CDS encoding RrF2 family transcriptional regulator — protein sequence MLITRATEYAIRAVLYLAKQPGGEIVLKKDICQTQNITPAFLTKILQPLIKAGIVGSQRGVGGGFYLARAPERITLLDVVEAEEGPIYLNQCLMGEGSCARDVFCPVHGAWRHIRDEMTRVLAEYNFARLAAMEDDNLARHLNLGATPVSAPN from the coding sequence GTGCTCATTACTCGCGCCACCGAATACGCCATCCGCGCCGTGCTCTACCTGGCCAAGCAGCCGGGTGGCGAAATCGTGCTGAAAAAAGATATCTGCCAGACGCAGAACATCACTCCGGCCTTCCTCACCAAGATTCTGCAGCCCTTGATCAAGGCGGGCATCGTCGGCTCACAGCGCGGGGTCGGCGGCGGCTTCTACCTGGCGCGCGCGCCCGAGCGCATCACCCTGCTCGACGTGGTGGAGGCAGAGGAGGGCCCCATCTACCTCAATCAGTGCCTGATGGGCGAGGGCTCCTGCGCCCGCGATGTCTTCTGTCCGGTGCACGGCGCCTGGCGGCATATCCGCGACGAGATGACCCGCGTTCTGGCCGAATACAATTTCGCGCGCCTGGCCGCCATGGAAGACGACAATCTCGCCCGCCACCTCAATCTGGGCGCCACCCCCGTTTCCGCACCCAACTGA
- the gluQRS gene encoding tRNA glutamyl-Q(34) synthetase GluQRS — protein MSMDRCAQTPVVGRFAPSPTGPLHLGSLVAAVGSYCLARCRGGRWLVRIEDLDAPRVVPGAADDILRTLEAFGLQWDGEILWQSRRAAHYEAALERLRAKGLVFDCACSRREILASAPHAGEEGAVYPGTCRAGLPPGRRPRALRLRVPRRTLCVADGLMGLQEQHLADAVGDFVLRRADGLFAYQLAVVVDDAASGVNQVVRGADLLGSTPRQFYLCECLDVAPPRYFHLPLALGPDGEKLSKRQGAVSVAQGAAPSVLLRRVLAFLGQPVPPEAAGEKPADLLAWAAAHFDETRIPRRSAVLWI, from the coding sequence ATGAGCATGGATCGCTGCGCACAAACACCGGTGGTCGGCCGCTTCGCCCCCAGTCCCACGGGGCCGCTGCACCTGGGTTCCCTGGTGGCGGCGGTGGGCAGCTACTGTCTGGCGCGATGCCGCGGCGGGCGCTGGCTGGTGCGCATCGAGGATCTCGATGCGCCGCGGGTGGTGCCGGGCGCGGCGGACGATATCCTGCGCACCCTCGAAGCCTTTGGCTTGCAGTGGGACGGCGAGATTCTCTGGCAGAGCCGCCGCGCGGCCCATTACGAGGCGGCCCTGGAGCGTCTGCGCGCCAAGGGTCTGGTTTTTGACTGCGCCTGTTCGCGCCGGGAGATCCTCGCCAGCGCCCCCCATGCCGGCGAGGAAGGCGCGGTTTATCCCGGCACCTGTCGGGCCGGCCTGCCGCCCGGCCGCCGTCCACGCGCTCTAAGGCTGCGGGTGCCGCGGCGAACCCTGTGTGTCGCCGATGGCCTGATGGGTCTCCAGGAGCAGCATCTGGCCGACGCCGTGGGCGATTTCGTGTTGCGGCGCGCCGATGGCCTGTTTGCCTATCAATTGGCGGTGGTGGTGGATGATGCCGCCAGCGGCGTCAATCAGGTGGTGCGCGGCGCCGATCTGCTCGGCTCGACGCCGCGCCAGTTTTATCTGTGCGAATGCCTGGATGTCGCGCCGCCCCGTTATTTTCATTTGCCGCTGGCGCTGGGTCCTGACGGCGAAAAGCTCAGCAAACGCCAGGGCGCGGTGTCGGTGGCCCAGGGCGCGGCGCCCTCCGTCTTGCTTCGCCGGGTGCTGGCTTTTCTCGGCCAACCGGTGCCGCCCGAGGCGGCCGGGGAGAAGCCGGCCGATCTGCTGGCCTGGGCGGCGGCCCACTTCGACGAGACGCGCATTCCCCGTCGGTCGGCGGTTCTGTGGATTTGA
- the rho gene encoding transcription termination factor Rho, with protein sequence MNLKELKEKKIQELTAIARDLGVEGAAGMRKQDLIFSILNAASEKNGAIFGEGVLEILPDGFGFLRAPDANYLPGPDDIYVSPSQIRRFNLRTGDTVSGQIRPPKEGERYFALLKVAEVNFENPSVARDKTLFDNLTPLYPEERIILETTPDNLSMRVIDLVTPVGKGQRALIVAPPRTGKTMLLQNIANSITANHPEAYLIVLLIDERPEEVTDMQRSVKGEVISSTFDEPATRHVQVAEMVIEKAKRLVEHKRDVVILLDSITRLARAYNTVVPPSGKILSGGVDSNALHKPKRFFGAARNIEEGGSLTIIATALVDTGSKMDEVIFEEFKGTGNMELLLDRRLVDKRTFPAIDINKSGTRREELLVDKTSLQRVWLLRKVLTTMNVVDSMEFLLEKLGETKTNKEFLDSMNQ encoded by the coding sequence ATGAACCTCAAGGAGCTGAAAGAGAAGAAAATTCAGGAACTGACCGCCATCGCCAGGGATCTCGGCGTGGAAGGGGCGGCGGGCATGCGCAAGCAGGACCTGATTTTCTCCATCCTCAACGCCGCCTCCGAGAAGAACGGCGCGATTTTCGGTGAGGGCGTGCTCGAAATCCTCCCCGACGGTTTCGGTTTTTTACGCGCCCCCGATGCCAACTATCTGCCGGGTCCTGACGACATCTATGTCTCGCCGTCGCAGATCCGCCGCTTCAACCTGCGCACCGGCGACACGGTGTCGGGGCAGATCCGCCCGCCCAAGGAAGGCGAGCGTTACTTCGCCCTGCTCAAGGTGGCCGAGGTCAATTTCGAGAATCCCTCCGTCGCCCGCGACAAGACTCTGTTCGACAATCTCACGCCCCTTTATCCCGAAGAGCGCATCATTCTTGAAACCACCCCGGACAATTTGTCCATGCGCGTCATCGATCTGGTGACGCCGGTGGGCAAGGGGCAGCGCGCCCTCATCGTCGCGCCGCCGCGCACCGGCAAAACCATGCTCCTGCAGAACATCGCCAATTCCATCACCGCCAACCATCCCGAGGCCTATCTCATCGTGCTGCTCATCGACGAGCGCCCCGAGGAAGTGACGGACATGCAGCGCAGCGTCAAGGGCGAGGTCATCTCCTCGACCTTCGACGAGCCCGCCACGCGTCACGTGCAGGTCGCCGAGATGGTCATCGAGAAGGCCAAGCGCCTGGTCGAGCACAAGCGCGACGTGGTGATCCTGCTCGATTCCATCACCCGCCTGGCGCGTGCCTACAACACGGTGGTGCCGCCCTCGGGCAAGATTCTCTCGGGCGGCGTCGACTCCAACGCCCTGCACAAGCCCAAGCGCTTCTTCGGCGCGGCGCGCAACATCGAGGAGGGCGGCAGTCTGACCATCATCGCCACGGCCCTGGTCGACACGGGCAGCAAGATGGACGAGGTGATCTTCGAGGAATTCAAGGGTACCGGCAACATGGAATTGCTGCTGGATCGGCGCCTGGTGGACAAGCGCACCTTCCCCGCCATCGACATCAACAAGTCGGGCACCCGCCGCGAGGAACTGCTGGTCGACAAGACCTCCCTGCAGCGCGTCTGGCTGCTGCGCAAGGTGCTCACCACCATGAACGTGGTGGACAGCATGGAGTTTTTGCTGGAGAAGCTCGGCGAAACCAAGACCAACAAGGAATTTCTCGATTCCATGAACCAGTAG
- the rpmE gene encoding 50S ribosomal protein L31: MKEGIHPAYQDVKIKCGCGNVIETRSTLKSDFFTEICSACHPFFTGKQKLIDTAGRVERFRRKYGQGENK; the protein is encoded by the coding sequence ATGAAAGAAGGCATCCATCCCGCGTATCAGGACGTCAAGATCAAGTGCGGCTGCGGCAACGTCATCGAGACCCGCTCGACCCTCAAGAGTGATTTCTTCACGGAGATCTGCTCGGCCTGCCATCCCTTTTTCACCGGCAAGCAGAAGCTGATCGACACCGCCGGACGCGTCGAGCGCTTCCGCCGCAAGTACGGCCAGGGCGAGAACAAGTAG
- the thyX gene encoding FAD-dependent thymidylate synthase: MRVSLLTHTPDPERTVAAAARLCYSDAAIGELMDRGAGDRAAFLQKILSLGHLSVLEHASFTFGIEGISRACSHQLVRHRIASYSQQSQRYVSQRERFEAVTPPSIAARPELLDRYERLLRQIHQVYGEFLDAGIAAEDARFVLPNAAATKLVMTMNARELRHFFGLRCCRRAQWEIRALAVEMLRQCRRAAPLLFADAGPGCLSGRCPEGPMTCGEMAQVRAEFAGL; this comes from the coding sequence ATGCGCGTTTCATTGCTCACCCATACTCCCGATCCGGAACGGACGGTGGCCGCCGCGGCGCGCCTCTGCTACTCGGATGCCGCCATCGGCGAGCTGATGGACCGGGGGGCGGGGGATCGCGCCGCCTTCCTGCAAAAGATTCTCTCCCTGGGCCATCTCTCGGTGCTCGAGCATGCGAGCTTCACCTTCGGCATCGAAGGTATCAGCCGCGCCTGTTCTCATCAGCTGGTGCGTCACCGCATCGCTTCCTATTCCCAGCAGAGCCAGCGCTACGTGTCGCAGCGCGAGCGCTTCGAGGCGGTGACGCCGCCGAGCATCGCCGCGCGCCCCGAGTTGCTGGATCGCTATGAACGCCTGCTGCGGCAGATTCATCAAGTCTATGGAGAGTTCCTTGACGCCGGCATCGCCGCCGAGGACGCGCGGTTCGTGCTGCCCAACGCCGCCGCCACCAAGCTGGTGATGACCATGAACGCCCGCGAGCTGCGTCATTTTTTCGGGCTGCGCTGCTGCCGCCGCGCGCAGTGGGAAATCCGCGCCCTGGCCGTGGAGATGCTGCGCCAGTGCCGCCGCGCCGCGCCCCTGCTGTTCGCCGACGCCGGCCCCGGCTGTCTGTCCGGGCGCTGCCCGGAAGGTCCCATGACCTGCGGCGAGATGGCCCAGGTGCGCGCGGAGTTTGCCGGACTCTGA
- the prfA gene encoding peptide chain release factor 1 — protein MFNKLEEVVDRFREVEGLLSDPAVVANQEKYRALTKEHAGLCEIVEVFQRYQKICEAVAGNRELLRDADPEVKELARAELPELEETKAQLEKDLQLLLLPRDPNDDKNIILEIRAGTGGEEAALFAADLFRMYSRYADAKGWKVEIMSLSEADAGGIKEVIALISGNRVYSRLKFESGTHRVQRVPATEAQGRIHTSACTVAVLPEADEVDVDIDPGDLRIDVFRASGAGGQHVNKTESAVRITHIPTGVVVACQDEKSQHKNKAKAMKILSSRILESMRAAQEAKMAADRKSQVGSGDRSERIRTYNFPQGRCTDHRIGLTLYRLDAIMQGDLDEIVDALTTHTQSEALSGQEG, from the coding sequence ATGTTCAACAAGCTTGAAGAAGTGGTCGATCGTTTTCGCGAGGTGGAAGGACTGCTGTCGGATCCGGCGGTGGTCGCCAACCAGGAGAAGTACCGCGCCCTGACCAAGGAGCACGCGGGTCTTTGCGAGATCGTCGAGGTGTTCCAGCGCTATCAGAAAATTTGCGAGGCCGTCGCCGGCAACCGTGAACTGCTGCGCGATGCCGATCCCGAGGTCAAGGAGCTGGCGCGCGCCGAGCTGCCGGAGTTGGAGGAAACCAAGGCGCAGTTGGAAAAGGATCTGCAACTGCTCCTTCTGCCCCGCGATCCCAACGACGACAAGAACATCATCCTCGAAATCCGCGCCGGGACCGGCGGCGAGGAGGCGGCGCTGTTCGCCGCCGATCTGTTTCGCATGTACTCGCGCTATGCCGACGCCAAGGGCTGGAAAGTCGAGATCATGAGTCTCTCCGAGGCCGACGCCGGCGGTATCAAGGAAGTCATCGCCCTGATCAGCGGCAACCGCGTCTATTCGCGCCTCAAGTTCGAGAGCGGCACCCACCGCGTGCAGCGCGTGCCGGCCACCGAGGCCCAGGGGCGCATTCACACCTCGGCCTGCACCGTGGCGGTGCTGCCCGAGGCCGACGAGGTGGACGTGGACATCGACCCCGGCGATCTGCGCATCGATGTGTTTCGCGCCTCGGGCGCGGGCGGCCAGCACGTCAACAAAACCGAGTCGGCGGTGCGCATCACCCATATCCCCACCGGGGTGGTGGTGGCCTGCCAGGATGAGAAATCCCAGCACAAGAACAAGGCCAAGGCCATGAAGATCCTAAGCTCGCGCATTCTCGAGAGCATGCGCGCGGCGCAGGAGGCGAAAATGGCCGCCGACCGCAAGAGCCAGGTGGGCAGCGGCGACCGCAGCGAGCGCATCCGCACCTACAATTTTCCCCAGGGGCGCTGCACCGATCACCGCATCGGCCTGACGCTCTATCGCCTCGACGCCATCATGCAGGGCGATCTCGACGAGATCGTCGACGCGTTGACCACCCACACCCAGAGCGAGGCCCTGAGCGGGCAGGAGGGTTGA
- the prmC gene encoding peptide chain release factor N(5)-glutamine methyltransferase, whose translation MGEVWTVLRVLEWTAVYFRERGIESARLDADLLLAATLGVDRVGLYLRYDQPLNAEELSRFRARVARRARREPLAYILGEVEFWSLSFAVTPAVLIPRPDTEVLVEEALARGPDEARVLDVGTGSGAIAISLAVERPAWQVTALDVSPAALEVAQGNARRHGVAERLRFLPGDLAQLPDEQFDLIVANPPYIPSADLAGLMPDVRDHEPHLALDGGPDGLAAYRALAAQAASRLRSGGCLLVEIGQGQEVAVQSLFAQAGLRDVRNRADYAGIIRVVGAARQ comes from the coding sequence GTGGGCGAGGTCTGGACGGTCCTGCGGGTTCTGGAGTGGACCGCCGTTTATTTTCGCGAGCGCGGCATCGAATCGGCGCGGCTCGATGCCGATCTGCTTCTCGCCGCCACCCTCGGGGTGGATCGCGTCGGCCTTTATCTGCGCTATGATCAGCCCCTCAACGCCGAGGAGCTGAGCCGTTTTCGCGCCAGGGTCGCGCGCCGCGCCCGGCGCGAACCCCTTGCCTATATTCTCGGCGAGGTGGAATTCTGGTCGCTGTCCTTTGCCGTGACGCCGGCGGTGCTGATTCCGCGCCCCGACACGGAGGTGCTGGTGGAGGAAGCCCTGGCGCGCGGACCCGACGAGGCGAGGGTTCTGGATGTGGGCACCGGCAGCGGCGCCATCGCCATCAGCCTGGCCGTGGAGCGGCCCGCCTGGCAAGTGACGGCATTGGACGTGTCGCCCGCCGCCCTCGAAGTGGCGCAAGGCAACGCCCGGCGCCATGGCGTGGCTGAGCGCCTGCGCTTTCTCCCGGGGGATCTGGCCCAATTGCCGGACGAGCAATTCGATTTGATCGTCGCCAATCCGCCCTATATCCCCAGCGCCGATCTGGCGGGCCTGATGCCCGACGTGCGCGACCATGAACCCCATCTGGCCCTCGACGGCGGCCCTGACGGCCTCGCCGCCTATCGTGCCCTGGCCGCGCAAGCTGCCTCGCGTTTGCGCTCCGGCGGTTGCCTGCTGGTCGAAATCGGCCAGGGCCAGGAAGTTGCCGTTCAGTCACTGTTTGCACAGGCGGGACTCAGGGACGTGCGCAACCGCGCCGATTACGCGGGAATCATCCGCGTGGTGGGCGCCGCGCGACAATGA